CGTCTCGAGCAGGCCAGGAGCATACTCGAAGCCAGACGCAAGCTCGAGGAAGAGACAGAGGCCATAAGTTCGCGCGTTGAGGAGAATAATGATGCCGTAGATTTGTCGGACATTCTCGGCCTCATGGGAGACTGAGCCCATGACGAACACTCTATGACAGCTTCCCGGCGTGGGGGAGGCTGTTTTTTTTGCCCGTCAACCTGATATAATCTCTGCATCAATTCCCCAACACATACACAATTCACACAAGGAGGCATCATCAATGACTGCTATACCTACCATTAAGCGCATGGATGTTTATCCTGTCGCGGGCCATGACTGCATGGAGCTCAACCTCAGCGGAGCACACGCACCGTTCTTCACGAGGAACATCGTTATTCTCGAGGACTCGTCAGGGAATCTCGGCTGCGGAGAAGTTCCCGGCGGGCAGAAGATCACGAAGGCACTCGAGGACATCAAGCACCTCGTTGTGGGGACGCGCATAGCCGACTACAAGAACACGCTGAACCAGATCCGCAAGTGGCTCGACGCGAACATTAAGGACGACGTGAGAGGACTTCAGACGTTCGACCTGCGGACGGGCGTTCACGTAGTTACTGCGGTTGAAGCACCCCTGCTTGACCTCATGGGCAAATTCCTCGATGTACCTGCGGCGGCGTTAATGGGCGACGGCGTACAGAGAGAGCGCGTGAGATTCCTGAGCTACCTATTCTTCATCGGCGACAGGAAGAAAACAGACCTTCCCTACGAGGAAGAGCCCGACTCACCGTGCGACTGGTACAGGCTCCGCCACGAGGAAGCATTAACCCCTGAAGCTATCGTGGCTCTGGCGAAGGCTACGCACGAGAAGTACGGCTTCGAAGACTTCAAGCTTAAGGGAGGAGTTCTCGCACCGCGCGAGGAGCTTAAAGCAGTTCAGGCCATAAAGAAGGCGTTTCCGAATGCGCGCGTTGACCTTGACCCCAACGGATGCTGGAGCCTCAAGGAAGCACTCGAGATTGCCCCAGAGCTCAAGGAGTGCCTCGCGTACTGTGAAGACCCCGTAGG
This window of the Synergistaceae bacterium genome carries:
- the gudD gene encoding glucarate dehydratase (catalyzes the formation of 5-keto-4-deoxy-D-glucarate from glucarate); this encodes MTAIPTIKRMDVYPVAGHDCMELNLSGAHAPFFTRNIVILEDSSGNLGCGEVPGGQKITKALEDIKHLVVGTRIADYKNTLNQIRKWLDANIKDDVRGLQTFDLRTGVHVVTAVEAPLLDLMGKFLDVPAAALMGDGVQRERVRFLSYLFFIGDRKKTDLPYEEEPDSPCDWYRLRHEEALTPEAIVALAKATHEKYGFEDFKLKGGVLAPREELKAVQAIKKAFPNARVDLDPNGCWSLKEALEIAPELKECLAYCEDPVGAEGGFSGREVMSEFRKAAMMPTATNMINTDWRQMCHALTLQAVDIPLADPHFWTMNGSVRVGQLCADFGLMWGCHSNNHFDISLAMVVQCAAAIPGRMNGIDTHWIWQEGRERLTVEPQQIVGGCIDLPKKPGLGVEVDMEQIKKANALYFEHGLGARDDAIGMQYLIPGWKFDNKKPCLVR